The bacterium genome includes a region encoding these proteins:
- the rodA gene encoding rod shape-determining protein RodA, producing MNHSFDWILVICSIILACLGILLIYSAAPSSNIWLKQSIYLVVGIVLMVAIWRIPLRFHYSFGWIYYALAVLLLFSPILQSGDIKRWFHLGTMTLQPSEFAKPAVALALSRFLYDRKKDIRSFKTIAGAILIAVIPFAIVMSQPDLGTAMVFIVIIVCALYTAGVSELTLFLLASPLLSVSLSFHWISWAIFYIALLLTLWFSRRRLPVFAITALGNLAAGILTPAIWRSIHDYQKERVLVFLDPGRDPFGTGYQIIQSKIALGSGQFWGKGFLQGTQAKLAFLPAKQTDFIFAVLGEQFGFIGSIATLVLFFILFRRILRIADEARNEYARLSAIGLGAILFFGAVVNMGMVIGLMPVTGLPLPFLSSGGSSLLTTFCIIGILLNIHSHGIEGP from the coding sequence TTGAATCATTCATTCGACTGGATATTGGTGATTTGCTCGATAATACTCGCGTGTTTGGGAATACTTTTAATATACAGTGCAGCACCTTCGAGTAATATATGGCTAAAACAATCGATATATCTTGTGGTGGGTATTGTGTTGATGGTCGCGATATGGCGCATTCCACTTAGGTTCCATTACTCGTTCGGCTGGATATACTATGCCTTGGCGGTGCTACTTCTTTTTTCGCCTATACTTCAAAGTGGAGATATTAAAAGATGGTTTCATCTAGGGACAATGACCCTACAACCCTCGGAATTTGCAAAACCAGCTGTTGCATTGGCGCTATCGAGATTTCTTTATGACAGAAAAAAGGACATTCGCTCGTTTAAGACCATTGCGGGTGCAATTCTAATAGCTGTTATACCCTTTGCTATAGTAATGAGTCAGCCGGATCTTGGAACCGCTATGGTATTCATAGTCATAATAGTTTGCGCGCTTTATACTGCTGGTGTCAGTGAGTTAACTCTTTTTCTTCTGGCAAGTCCGCTTCTTTCAGTTTCATTGAGTTTTCATTGGATTTCGTGGGCTATATTTTATATTGCTTTGCTTTTGACGCTTTGGTTTTCACGCAGAAGATTACCAGTTTTCGCTATTACTGCTTTAGGAAATCTTGCAGCCGGTATTTTAACACCTGCCATTTGGCGTTCCATTCATGATTATCAAAAAGAAAGAGTGCTTGTCTTTCTTGATCCGGGAAGAGACCCATTCGGCACAGGATATCAGATAATCCAGAGTAAAATAGCCCTAGGAAGCGGTCAATTCTGGGGAAAGGGATTCTTACAGGGAACTCAGGCTAAACTCGCTTTTCTCCCAGCTAAACAGACCGACTTTATTTTTGCCGTTTTAGGAGAGCAATTCGGTTTTATCGGTTCGATAGCAACCTTGGTTTTATTCTTCATTCTATTCCGCAGGATACTTCGCATTGCGGATGAAGCGCGAAACGAATACGCAAGGCTTTCCGCAATTGGATTGGGTGCAATTTTGTTTTTTGGTGCAGTAGTCAATATGGGTATGGTAATCGGGCTTATGCCTGTAACAGGATTGCCTTTGCCTTTTTTATCCTCCGGTGGAAGTAGTCTTCTCACAACTTTCTGTATAATCGGAATTTTGCTGAACATCCATTCCCATGGCATAGAAGGACCATAG